A stretch of the Fusarium musae strain F31 chromosome 2, whole genome shotgun sequence genome encodes the following:
- a CDS encoding hypothetical protein (BUSCO:EOG09264G1F): protein MTDKLPPNLLALFAARPPLRFIDPPDHAPQHRRTVPITGVAQFLPELQKYKETDVYNPTESWLQARDRKKREKKEKLETLLREAPDHHKPNEDPNVRGDAFKTLMVARLSYDADERDLEKEFGRYGPIERIRIVVDTHAHEKPNKKKKPHRGYAFVVFEREKDMRAALDACDGMRIKDRRIKVDVERGRTVKGWKPRRLGGGLGGRGYTRAMAARPMGPGGFSGGGGFRGGFKGFDGGRGRGGFRGGFGGRGGGFRSGDRGGDRGGYGAPSDAPSGPGFDRRNGGGNGDRDRGDRRGGDRGPGGYDSRSGGRSFDDRHGGGHRDGGRYGGERENRRTGSNMEPIGGRREGGYREQRDRDYDRPRDDDGGRKRGYDGGYEDPRKLRRY from the exons ATGACCGACAAGCTCCCCCCCAACCTGCTCGCGCTCTTCGCGGCGCGACCACCTCTGCGATTCATCGATCCGCCCGATCATGCGCCTCAGCATCGCAGGACAGTACCCATCACCGGTGTCGCACAGTTTCTCCCGGAGCTTCAGAAGTATAAGGAGACCGATGTTTACAACCCCACTGAGAGTTGGTTGCAGGCCCGCGATCGCAAGAagcgagagaagaaggagaaactGGAGACGCTCCTCAGAGAAGCGCCCGATCATC ATAAGCCAAATGAAGACCCCAACGTTCGCGGCGATGCCTTCAAGACTTTGATGGTCGCGCGTCTCAGTTACGACGCTGATGAGAGGGATCTTGAGAAGGAATTTGGTCGCTACGGTCCCATCGAGCGT ATTCGTATCGTTGTCGATACTCACGCTCATGAGAAGCcaaacaagaaaaagaagcccCATCGCGGCTATGCTTTCGTCGTATTCGAACGAGAGAAAGATATGCGAG CGGCTTTAGATGCCTGTGATGGTATGCGCATCAAGGACCGACGTATCAAGGTAGACGTCGAACGCGGCAGAACTGTCAAGGGCTGGAAACCTCGCCGACTTGGTGGTGGCCTCGGAGGCCGAGGCTATACTCGGGCTATGGCTGCTCGTCCCATGGGTCCCGGTGGCTTTAGCGGCGGTGGCGGTTTCCGTGGTGGTTTCAAGGGTTTCGACGGAGGACGCGGCCGTGGAGGTTTTAGAGGAGGATTCGGCGGCCGTGGAGGAGGATTCCGAAGCGGCGACCGGGGAGGTGATCGAGGCGGCTATGGCGCCCCTAGTGATGCCCCATCTGGCCCTGGATTCGACCGCAGAAACGGCGGCGGCAATGGTGACCGGGACCGTGGCGACCGAAGGGGTGGTGACCGAGGCCCCGGTGGGTATGATTCTCGTAGCGGCGGTCGCTCATTTGACGACAGACACGGCGGCGGCCATCGTGACGGTGGCCGATACGGCGGAGAACGCGAGAACCGACGCACCGGCAGCAACATGGAACCCATCGGAGGTCGACGAGAAGGTGGGTATCGCGAACAACGGGACCGAGACTACGACAGACCccgtgatgacgatggtggcCGAAAGCGTGGCTATGACGGCGGCTATGAGGATCCTCGAAAGCTTCGTCGTTATTAG
- a CDS encoding hypothetical protein (BUSCO:EOG092656JA), whose product MTVKAIRQIAKGQNGLGAFILQCKKLDFYYCDWAGSSKGMNGFIKSLLPKFAAANPQVEFSISPRPGKHPVVVGHYINGRTKPICVRNLSPYEILQKAELLRDASGEKLKRYNKAVNSAQPSVRGVWSPYHGKGMVV is encoded by the exons ATGACAGTTAAGGCGATAAGACAAATAGCAAAAGGCCAG AATGGCCTCGGTGCATTTATCCTCCAGTGCAAGAAGTTAGACTTCTACTACTGTGACTGGGCCGGTAGTTCCAAGGGTATGAA TGGCTTCATCAAGTCTCTTCTCCCCAAGTTCGCCGCCGCCAACCCTCAAGTCGAATTCTCCATCTCCCCTCGACCCGGAAAGCACCCCGTCGTTGTCGGTCATTATATCAATGGTCGAACTAAGCCCATCTGCGTACGAAACCTATCACCATACGAGATCCTTCAGAAGGCCGAGTTATTGCGTGATGCCAGTGGAGAGAAGCTGAAACGTTACAACAAAGCCGTCAACAGCGCTCAACCAAGTGTGCGTGGCGTCTGGTCCCCATACCACGGCAAGGGAATGGTTGTTTGA
- a CDS encoding hypothetical protein (EggNog:ENOG41), producing the protein MASVHSRPSPNSSSSYEFESVPDDESWQYIDYTATGSGPSSIGFLSDPASGSLGSFAMVGNVHGTPSPFMPGNTPSPYAAGNTPPPYTSTNNSSPFMLGNTPSPTAASPLLLEEMDPSAFFATNASSFQPQASNTNTDIFASTTDGGFTQPQDFLTPQQYLFSQQNANQFQPQGLNGMLKRRTASPQGQDTDAAADMALMQNFTADMFSIDTNEQVQVPQVNFNMQQPLQSDPNVPPWNPTNTRGNDAIFIMDDFNNSPSPVSNYSPSSMNSSKASPGGSKSPVSIPIRKVKVGKVEKKKKAEQSGKFVIVTPNSISAHAGRENPFECFEAMNRTSQRGRKGPLANATKENALQVRRQGACFCCHSRKVKCDLERPCKSCKKLMVQVPQVVCWQFSDFVTILFPVYIRGHLESKEMAKFTRENIAGFHIQGVEQVCSVELFSGPRFSTVLALQAKFFTPTNAEVQNHWQLHNLGQNKVELRANKAANLGVDLEKSAERDNLRKRTKRYIQDLLNEPEFVAQVTDSITSTYLPAKLLRIVKEYADETETTDSLRSVGMIEQGPNYATARVLARQIKSIVDELMHREVQSLFELFNRSLKPKSRREWAPCTAAFLVLCLFMEAVETAADTFVLAQNEINMRNSARPEYERSLALNTCAEVENMPFKQFAYQFHQVYQTHSKEANSKGFNPVLDSSFAEKGELDGPAVRFSAQLRELLFGDSWQELQFLAATDMIPNTSTHPFPMDPQTLYTGRLVARFLISFQDERSIFEDLV; encoded by the exons ATGGCTTCCGTACACTCCCGGCCGTCACCgaactcctcatcctcctacGAATTCGAGTCTGTCCCCGATGACGAATCATGGCAGTACATCGACTACACAGCAACGGGCTCTGGCCCATCATCTATTGGGTTTCTTTCTGATCCCGCCAGTGGAAGCCTAGGAAGCTTCGCCATGGTTGGAAATGTCCATGGAACGCCATCTCCCTTCATGCCAGGCAATACACCCTCACCCTATGCTGCCGGCAACACTCCTCCACCATATACCTCTACGAACAATTCATCGCCCTTTATGCTTGGAAACACACCTTCACCAACAGCTGCCTCTCCCCTGTTACTAGAAGAGATGGACCCAAGCGCATTCTTTGCCACCAATGCCTCTTCATTCCAGCCTCAAGCAAGCAATACCAATACAGACATATTTGCTTCCACAACAGACGGTGGATTCACTCAGCCGCAAGACTTCTTGACACCGCAGCAGTATCTCTTCTCACAGCAAAATGCGAACCAGTTCCAACCTCAGGGCTTGAATGGTATGCTGAAGCGGAGGACGGCCTCCCCTCAAGGGCAGGATACTGATGCTGCTGCAGACATGGCTCTCATGCAAAACTTCACAGCCGACATGTTCTCGATAGACACGAACGAACAGGTTCAGGTACCCCAAGTCAACTTTAACATGCAGCAGCCACTACAGTCAGATCCTAATGTTCCGCCATGGAACCCTACGAACACAAGGGGTAATGATGctatcttcatcatggatgaCTTCAACAACTCCCCATCACCCGTGAGCAATTACTCTCCGAGCTCGATGAACAGTTCAAAAGCAAGCCCCGGCGGCAGCAAGTCTCCGGTATCGATACCGATTCGAAAGGTGAAGGTCGGGaaggtcgagaagaagaagaaggcagaACAATCTGGCAAGTTTGTCATTGTGACTCCTAACTCCATCTCAGCCCACGCTGGTCGCGAGAACCCGTTCGAGTGCTTCGAAGCTATGAACCGGACAAGTCAGCGAGGACGTAAAGGACCTTTGGCAAATGCCACAAAGGAGAATGCCCTGCAAGTCAGGAGACAGGGTGCTTGTTTCTGCTGCCACAGTCGCAAGGTCAAATGCGACCTGGAACGTCCGTGCAAGAGCTGCAAGAAACTAATGGTTCAAGTTCCTCAGGTGGTCTGTTGGCAGTTCAGTGACTTCGTAACCATTCTATTTCCCGTATACATTCGCGGTCATCTGGAAAGCAAAGAGATGGCCAAGTTCACCAGAGAGAACATTGCGGGATTCCATATTCAGGGGGTAGAGCAGGTATGCTCTGTTGAACTATTCTCGGGACCCCGATTCAGCACAGTGTTGGCCCTACAAGCCAAGTTCTTTACCCCTACCAACGCCGAGGTGCAGAATCACTGGCAGCTGCACAACTTGGGACAGAATAAGGTTGAGCTGAGGGCCAACAAGGCAGCCAACCTTGGTGTCGACCTCGAGAAGTCCGCCGAGAGGGACAACCTCAGGAAACGGACCAAGAGATACATCCAAGACCTCCTGAATGAGCCAGAATTTGTCGCCCAGGTCACAGATAGCATCACAAGCACATACCTGCCGGCGAAACTGCTGCGGATCGTCAAGGAGTATGCTGACGAGACCGAG ACGACCGACTCCCTTCGATCCGTCGGTATGATCGAGCAGGGCCCCAACTATGCCACCGCACGAGTCCTCGCACGACAGATCAAGTCCATCGTAGATGAGCTGATGCATCGCGAGGTACAATCACTATTCGAACTCTTCAACCGATCGCTCAAGCCGAAGTCCCGACGCGAGTGGGCACCCTGCACCGCCGCCTTTCTCGTCCTCTGCCTTTTCATGGAGGCTGTAGAGACGGCAGCTGACACGTTTGTGCTCGCCCAGAACGAAATCAACATGAGGAACAGCGCCAGACCGGAGTACGAAAGAAGCCTTGCGCTGAATACCTGTGCTGAGGTCGAGAACATGCCTTTCAAGCAGTTCGCTTACCAGTTCCACCAAGTTTATCAGACGCACAGCAAGGAGGCCAACTCGAAAGGTTTCAACCCTGTGCTTGACAGCAGCTTTGCCGAAAAGGGCGAGCTGGACGGACCGGCTGTCAGGTTCTCGGCTCAACTGCGAGAACTATTGTTCGGCGACAGCT GGCAAGAGTTGCAGTTTCTAGCAGCCACCGACATGATACCCAACACGTCGACTCATCCTTTCCCCATGGATCCGCAGACATTGTATACAGGGCGCCTCGTGGCCAGGTTTCTCATATCGTTCCAGGACGAGAGAAGTATTTTCGAGGACCTTGTCTGA
- a CDS encoding hypothetical protein (EggNog:ENOG41) has protein sequence MDFTGNTSALQTGTQTGATLHGIDTCLLDPTDGITNQMYWPGYSLDGGLNGDATFSLPDANPLHVVPSHMQLGPDVSLVENSPPSPWDCFSSSISRSSSPNTIEDLWFPNQSPNSSPEIQCQSPSLDRNIPLISEDANGKAMPTFDELPAATSAFTGPRRQNSDGESARDHDLYKKAAPYEDGLYHCPWEGQPSCNHRPEKLKCNYDKFVDSHLKPYRCKAESCEGARFSSTACLLRHEREAHGLHGHGDKPFLCVYEGCERAVPGNGFPRQWNLRDHMKRVHNDHGSSSGSPTTGSAQPAKGRKRKTETAEAQTSHSRKATVKSIPPPPEPKEDMTQPLIDQWMEHRKAVESLMRNLVKPEDTQNLQHIGTLQNRLSSMMKLTNDLNAINNPGNTLVGTG, from the exons ATGGACTTTACAGGTAATACTTCCGCTCTCCAGACTGGAACCCAGACCGGCGCTACCTTGCATGGAATTGATACTTGCCTCCTGGACCCTACCGATGGTATCACGAACCAGATGTACTGGCCCGGTTATTCCCTTGACGGTGGACTGAACGGTGATGCCACCTTTTCTCTTCCCGATGCCAACCCTCTGCATGTTGTCCCTTCTCATATGCAGCTCGGCCCTGATGTTTCCCTGGTCGAGAACTCTCCTCCCAGCCCTTGGGATTGCTTTTCTAGCTCTATCTCTCGATCATCTTCTCCCAACACTATTGAGGATTTGTGGTTTCCTAACCAGAGCCCAAACTCATCCCCTGAGATTCAGTGCCAGTCACCAAG CCTGGACCGGAACATTCCCTTGATCTCTGAAGATGCCAATGGAAAAGCCATGCCCACATTCGATGAGCTTCCTGCTGCTACCTCTGCCTTCACTGGTCCACGACGACAGAACAGCGATGGTGAGTCCGCTCGGGACCATGACCTATACAAGAAGGCCGCTCCATACGAGGATGGACTTTACCACTGCCCATGGGAAGGACAACCAAGCTGCAACCACCGAcccgagaagctcaagtgCAACTATGA CAAATTCGTGGACTCTCACTTGAAGCCCTACCGCTGCAAGGCTGAGTCGTGCGAGGGCGCCCGCTTCTCGTCGACTGCTTGCCTCCTCCGCCATGAACGTGAGGCCCACGGACTCCACGGTCATGGCGACAAGCCTTTCCTTTGTGTTTATGAGGGCTGTGAGCGTGCCGTTCCTGGAAATGGATTCCCTCGCCAGTGGAACTTGCGTGACCACATGAAACGTGTTCACAACGATCACGGAAGCTCCAGCGGCTCACCTACAACTGGATCTGCTCAGCCTGCTAAGGGACGTAAACGCAAGACTGAGACTGCCGAGGCTCAGACTTCCCACAGCCGCAAGGCGACTGTCAAGTCAATACCTCCTCCCCCGGAGCCCAAGGAGGACATGACCCAGCCCCTCATTGACCAGTGGATGGAGCACCGCAAGGCTGTGGAGAGCCTCATGCGAAACCTCGTCAAGCCTGAGGACACCCAGAACCTCCAGCACATCGGAACTCTCCAGAACCGCCTGAgctccatgatgaagctcaCCAACGACCTCAATgccatcaacaacccagGAAACACCCTGGTTGGCACTGGCTGA
- the TPI1 gene encoding triosephosphate isomerase (BUSCO:EOG092644TW), producing MARKFFVGGNFKMNGSKSSIKEIVDNLNNADLDKNAEVVVSPPAIYLPLVRETLRKDIEVAAQNVFNKPNGAFTGEISVSQLKDSNINWVILGHSERREILGESDETISSKTKYATENGLKVIWCCGETLETREAGKTIDFVSKQLESLKSQISDWSNIVIAYEPIWAIGTGKVATTEQAQEVHKAIRDLLRGISDKVADETRILYGGSVNEKNCGELSKQPDIDGFLVGGASLKPAFVDIINATKQ from the exons atggctcgcaAGTTCTTCGTCGGCGGCAACTTCAAGAT GAACGGCTCCAAGTCGTCCATCAAGGAGATTGTCGATAACCTCAACAACGCTGATCTCGACAAGAACGCTG AGGTTGTTGTCTCTCCTCCCGCCATCTACCTCCCTCTCGTCCGCGAGACCCTCCGCAAGGACATCGAGGTCGCCGCCCAGAACGTCTTCAACAAGCCCAACGGTGCCTTCACCGGCGAGATCTCCGTCTCCCAGCTCAAGGACAGCAACATCAACTGGGTCATCCTCGGCCACTCTGAGCGTCGTGAGATTCTCGGCGAGTCTGACGAGACCATCTCCTCCAAGACCAAGTACGCCACTGAGAACGGTCTCAAGGTCATCTGGTGCTGCGGCGAGACCCTCGAGACTCGTGAGGCTGGCAAGACCATCGACTTCGTCTCTAAGCAGCTCGAGTCCCTCAAGTCCCAGATCTCCGACTGGTCCAACATTGTCATTGCCTACGAGCCCATCTGGGCTATCGGCACTGGCAAGGTTGCTACCACTGAGCAGGCCCAGGAGGTCCACAAGGCTATTCGTGACCTCCTCCGTGGTATCAGCGACAAGGTTGCTGACGAGACCCGAATCCTCTACGGCGGCAGtgtcaacgagaagaacTGCGGCGAGCTCTCCAAGCAGCCAGACATTGACGGTTTCCTCGTTGGCGGTGCTTCTCTCAAGCCTGCTT tcgtcgacatcatcaacgctACCAAGCAGTAA
- a CDS encoding hypothetical protein (EggNog:ENOG41), with protein sequence MSNSPWNPTRSSFTDPSVHGSFDNGFYSAQRYGTSRNNTSSDSLVTSAASSVNYSASNYNLAGGLPIGTGGHMSRPESAYPAAPSYGARPASGSYGKPVVHGSYKGATSQSWENHDRYSPTDSVDDIIASPNLSDYSLENGMSNSAPGGKSKSSGKGRSQRRPSNRDEFDGPHQFLQRPPPDVIAMQERELPHLPTNLHVQEQDSVLSQVNDRLSQCAYDFVAKYQFPIPLTQDMRPVERPQDREWTEWVYLLKRLATKRRIPARVLYNGQIKQFVTILENSLEMRHAAKHQSRPLKDDRNILQLISAGIQVAKILKDASAMDYLDRLYVSTDKQIQDRAAARYRA encoded by the exons ATGTCCAACAGTCCCTGGAATCCAACTCGCAG CTCATTTACCGATCCCTCGGTACATGGCAGTTTCGACAATGGCTTTTACTCAGCACAAAGGTATGGTACTTCTCGGAACAATACCAGCTCGGACTCATTAGTAACATCGGCCGCTTCAAGTGTCAACTACTCAGCTAGCAACTATAACCTAGCTGGCGGTCTGCCCATTGGTACTGGCGGCCATATGTCGCGACCCGAGTCAGCCTATCCCGCTGCTCCATCATACGGCGCCCGTCCTGCTTCAGGATCATACGGAAAGCCTGTCGTCCATGGCTCATACAAGGGAGCTACCTCCCAGTCCTGGGAGAACCATGATCGATACTCACCTACCGACTCGGTGGACGATATTATCGCATCGCCTAACCTGTCCGACTACTCCCTGGAAAATGGGATGAGCAACTCTGCTCCCGGAGgaaagtcaaagtcatcagGCAAAGGTCGATCGCAAAGACGTCCCTCAAACCGTGACGAGTTTGACGGTCCTCATCAGTTCTTGCAGCGACCACCTCCCGATGTCATTGCTATGCAGGAACGTGAACTTCCTCACCTACCTACGAACCTTCATGTCCAAGAGCAGGACAGTGTTTTGAGCCAGGTCAATGACCGACTTTCGCAATGCGCATACGATTTCGTTGCCAAGTACCAGTTCCCCATTCCTCTCACTCAGGACATGAGGCCTGTTGAGCGACCTCAGGATCGAGAATGGACCGAGTGGGTTTACCTCCTCAAGCGTCTCGCAACGAAGCGACGCATCCCAGCGCGAGTGCTCTACAATGGGCAGATCAAGCAGTTTGTCACCATCCTCGAGAACTCACTCGAGATGAGACACGCTGCTAAGCACCAGAGTCGCCCTCTCAAGGACGACCGCAACATCCTTCAGCTGATCTCGGCCGGTATTCAGGTGGCCAAGATCCTGAAGGATGCGTCGGCTATGGACTACCTAGACCGACTATACGTTTCTACAGACAAGCAGATCCAGGATCGTGCCGCAGCGCGGTACCGAGCTTAA